The following are encoded in a window of Bos indicus isolate NIAB-ARS_2022 breed Sahiwal x Tharparkar chromosome 7, NIAB-ARS_B.indTharparkar_mat_pri_1.0, whole genome shotgun sequence genomic DNA:
- the LOC109560879 gene encoding olfactory receptor 10H3-like has protein sequence MDEASSSGQNYSTVSEFNLIGFSNFPQQLLPTFFLLYLLMYLFTLLGNLLIMGTIWREHSLHTPMYLFLCALSISEILFTVAVTPRMLADMLSTHRSITFVACASQMFFSFTFGFTHSFLLMIMGYDRYVAICHPLRYNVLMSTRDCARLVSWCWAGGSVMGMMVTLIVFHLTFCRSNKIYHFACHVLALLKLACGKETASVTMGVILVCVTALMGCLLFIVLSYVFIVAAILRIPSTEGRHKTFSTCVSHLTIVVVHYGFASIIYLKPKGPHSMDSNTLLATTYTVFTPFLSPIIFSFRNKELKNAIQRSFRRKFSSLNS, from the coding sequence ATGAAGCATCCTCATCTGGACAGAACTACAGCACAGTGTCTGAATTCAACCTCATTGGCTTCTCCAACTTCCCTCAGCAGCTCCTGCCCACCTTCTTCCTGCTGTACCTGCTGATGTACCTGTTCACACTGCTGGGGAACCTGCTCATCATGGGCACCATCTGGAGGGAGCAcagcctccacacccccatgtacctCTTCCTGTGTGCCCTCTCCATCTCCGAGATCCTGTTCACTGTTGCAGTCACCCCTCGCATGCTGGCGGACATGCTCTCCACCCACCGCTCCATCACCTTTGTGGCCTGTGCCAGCCAGATGTTCTTCTCCTTTACGTTTGGCTTCACCCACTCCTTCCTGCTCATGATCATGggctatgaccgctatgtggccatctgccaccctcTGCGCTACAACGTGCTCATGAGCACCCGTGACTGTGCCCGTCTTGTGTCTTGGTGCTGGGCTGGAGGCTCGGTCATGGGGATGATGGTGACACTGATAGTTTTCCACCTCACTTTCTGTAGGTCTAATAAGATTTACCATTTTGCTTGTCATGTCCTTGCCCTGTTGAAGTTGGCCTGTGGAAAGGAAACAGCCTCTGTCACCATGGGTGTGATCCTGGTCTGTGTCACAGCCCTGATGGGGTGCTTATTGTTCATCGTCCTCTCCTATGTCTTCATTGTGGCTGCCATCCTGAGGATCCCCTCCACTGAGGGCCGGCACAAGACCTTCTCCACCTGTGTCTCCCACCTCACCATAGTGGTCGTGCACTACGGTTTTGCCTCCATCATCTACCTCAAACCCAAGGGCCCTCATTCTATGGACAGTAACACTCTGCTGGCCACCACCTACACAGTCTTCACCCCCTTTCTTAGCCCCATCATTTTCAGTTTCAGGAATAAGGAGCTGAAGAACGCCATACAGAGAAGCTTCCGCAGAAAATTCTCTTCTCTAAACTCCTGA